The Syntrophotalea acetylenivorans genome contains the following window.
TATGGCGAAGATAGACCTCCGACTCGATGTTTACATTACCCTCGATCGCTCTGGACAGGGGGCAGCCATTTTCACAGAGCGCGTTTCCTTGTGCATCGACATGGTTAAGGATATTGTCGTAGCAGTGGCTGCCCATCACCTCTTCGGCGCTGAATCCGGTAATCTCCTCAGCCGTGCGATTCCAGAAAGTTATTCTTCGCTGAGTGTCGACGAAATAGAGGCCATCATAAAGATGATCGAGAAGCTGCAAATAATCGGGTTGAGACAAAAGAAACTCCTTGCGGATGCATTCACTGGAAAACGGGGATCAGCTGAATACTCAAGTACCTGAATATCTTGTTTTTAATCATACGATTTTATCCAGCAACATTGCAATGCCACCCTCAAAAAAAGGGTTTAAGCTCCAACCGTTGATTTCCTGCTGATTTCTAGTGTTATAATCAAGGAGAAACTGTATCTACCGCTACTCAGAGCGGTACACCCAGAAGCAGGAGGACATCATGGCAGGTAAAATTTTTTATCGGGAACGCAAAAAGTTTGTAGACGGTGCAAAAACCCCTCGCTACATCGTCAGTGCTGTCTCCGACGTAAATCTCAAGGTTTACAGCAAGCACATGCGTATGAGCGAACTGAAGCAAGTAGCCGAGGCATTGGGCGCTGAACTGGTGGCCCTGAAGCGGGGTCCTAAGCACTGACCTTAACTCAAACATGACATGAAATAAGCAAAAGGCCCTTACCTGCTGGTGAGGGCCTTTTGCTTTTCGCTGTCCCGTCCTGAAATCAGCTGCTATCGAACCTTACCGAAAAACTCCTGTGCATACGGTTCTACCCTTCGCCCAAAGTTGAACGAAATAGTCTGACTACATCCGTCAGCGGTTCATCCAGTCGAGCCCAGACCTGCTCCGCGATCCAGGCAGGCACTTCGCCATAAAACGCTTCGGCAATACCGCCAGTGATACAGGCGATAGTGTCGCTGTCGCCACCGATGGAAATAGCATTGCGAATGGCATCCTCAAAGTCATTCGCCTCAAAAAATGCCTGCAGAGCCTGAGGAACCGACCCCTGGCAGGTGACGTCAAACCGGTAAGAAGGTCGAATATCATCGAGGGTAAAATCGAAACGATAACCGAACCTCTCAACGATGAAGTCCCGAATATCCGCCTTGTTCTCACCGATGCGGGCCAGAAAAATAGCGGCAGCGGTTGCCTGTGCTCCCTTGATCCCTTCGGGGTGATCATGAGTGACTGCGGCGCTGTTGCGAGATTCACTCAGGACCGTCGAAAGATCGTTAAAATACCAACCGACCGGGCTGACCCGCATAGCCGAACCATTGCCAAAGGAACCATAAGGTTGCCTGACTTCGCTGGCAGCCCACTGCTGAAACCGACCGCCGTAACCGGCGGTGGGATAGCGGCGATAGTACTCCTTGAGACTATCCGTAAAGGGAGTGCCGCTCAATAAGCTGTCAGCCAAAGCAACCGTCAGTACCGTATCGTCGGTAAAACAGCTGGCGTCGGTAAATAGATCGAAATCTTTGCTCTTGTGATTATGCCACTCGAAACG
Protein-coding sequences here:
- a CDS encoding ADP-ribosylglycohydrolase family protein codes for the protein MLGAIAGDIIGSRFEWHNHKSKDFDLFTDASCFTDDTVLTVALADSLLSGTPFTDSLKEYYRRYPTAGYGGRFQQWAASEVRQPYGSFGNGSAMRVSPVGWYFNDLSTVLSESRNSAAVTHDHPEGIKGAQATAAAIFLARIGENKADIRDFIVERFGYRFDFTLDDIRPSYRFDVTCQGSVPQALQAFFEANDFEDAIRNAISIGGDSDTIACITGGIAEAFYGEVPAWIAEQVWARLDEPLTDVVRLFRSTLGEG